A window of Bacteroidales bacterium genomic DNA:
ACAATGAGTCCAAACCATTGACATACACCTATTACAGAGAGGTGATAAAAGGACTGTCGCCTAAGAACTCCCCAACTTACACCGGCGACATCTTAGAAAAGAAAATTCATCAGGAGCCAGATATTCCAAAAGGAAAGCCTAAAAAGTACCAATGTTCAATTTGCGGATATATTTATGACCCGGAAGAAGGGGATTCTCATTCCGGAATTGTTCCAGGTACGGCTTTTGAAGATATCCCGGATGATTGGACCTGTCCCATTTGCGGAGTTTCTAAAAAAGACTTTTTCATGATTGATTGATCCTGCTTTAATCTGTTGCCATTATTCTAATCTCCGTCCTTCGGTTTAGGGCCCTGCCTTCTTCTGATCTATTGGAGCTTACCGGGCTGCCTTCTCCATAACCTTTGTAGGACAATCTGCCGGCAGCTATTCCATGATCCAGCAAATATCCATAAACAGCCCTGGCTCTTTTCATGCTCAACTCAATATTGTATTCTTTCGTCCCTTCATCATCCGTGTGCCCCCCAATCTCAATCATGACACTTGAATTATTGATCAGAAAACTGACAAGTTTATCAAGTTCGGCATAGGAAATGGCTTTTAACTGATACTGGTCTGTTTCATAGAAAATATTCCTCAGGATCATCGTATTGCCCACCGCAATTGGTTCCAACGGAATATCTTTCACCACCGGATCCCATCTTGATTTAATTTCTGACAATGGGAAATGTTCAGAATAAAAAAGATACCCATCGCACGAAACATTCAGTGCGTAATTCCTTTCACCGGGAAGGCAAACCAGGAATTCGCCGTTTTGTTTGTCAGACCTGGCTTCAACAATGGTAGAGCCCTGTACAATGTCTATCAGCTCAAACCTGGCTTCAAGCGGCTGCCCGCTGACCTGATCATACACTTTACCTTTCAAATAACTTACCGGCGTGGGCCTGATCTCCTCATATAAATCAAACATAAAAATATCATATCCTCCCTCCCCTTCCAGGCTGTTACTGGAGATAAAACCCAGGTTCCCTTCCGGGTTTACGACTATAATAAGTTCATCGGCTGAGCTATTGATTGGAAATCCCAGGTTTTCAGGCTGTGTCCATGCTCCGTTTTTAAATACTGACCTGTACAAATCGGCCCCTCCCAGTCCAGGGTGGCCAAAGGAAGAAAAATACAGTGTTGTATTGTCATAATGGATAAACGGGGCCATTTCGGCATCGGCAGTATTTATCGGGATTCCGAGGTTTACCGGTTTGATCCATCCCCCATCAGGCGTCATCTCCGTTTTCCATATATCGGAGCTTCCCAGGCTGCCCTTACGGTTACTGGCAAAGTATAATGTTTTACCATCGGGTGATATGGAAGGCTGCGCATCCCAAAGGTCGGAGTTAATATGAACTCCCATGTTCTTTGCTTTTGACCAGGTATCGCCTTTTTTCTCAGAATAATATAAATCACAACTACCATAGCTGTCAGGCCGGAAGCATGCGGTGAAGAAAAGTAACCTGCCATCAGGGGATATGCACAATGCGCCTGCATCATTTTCTTTTCCGGGCGGAAAATTCAATTGGATAGCATTCTCAGCCGTATCTCCGCTAAAGACTGCATAATAAAAATCTTCATTAAACTCTTTAAGATAGCTTGCATTCTTAATCCGCCTGGTAAAAAACAGCCCTGAACCATCCGCTGATAAGGCATTTATATATTCGTCTGCTGCTGTATTGATGCCTGTACCCAAATTTACCGGATTAAAGGAAACCGGATTACTGACCAGATTTTTTCTAAGCTGGGAAATACTGAGTTTTTTCTCAATGGTGCTTCTTAATTCTGGTCTAAGGTCAGTGTAACCAAGGAGTTTTTCATAATTATTGTACGCTTCATCATATCTCTCAAGTGTAAAAAGTGTATTGGCAAGGAGGTTATAAACCACTTCTTCCCCATCTGGGTTGAAATTAAGAGCTTTACGGTATTGATTGACAGCCTCAGCAAGCCTGCCTGTTTCTAAAAGGACATCGCCAAGCAAAATATAAGCTTCTGCCAGGGTTGAATCTGCTTTAATGGCTTTATACAACTCATTTTCACAATCTTCCCAATTGCCTGACTGAAAATCGGTCCTTGCTTTTTCAAAAGATTTCCACGCCTTTTTTGATTCACCTTCCTGACCTATGACGTCTTGAAAAGGAATGATGATGAAAAATATCATTACCGAAACAACCAGGGAAAAGAAATTGATCTTATGTAGTGATCGTTTTTTCACTAAAAATCCTATTAATAAGGCTAACGAAATGCTATTCCACCCTTTCAGGGAATATGAATAAACTTATGCGTTTGCAGTGAAATATTCCAATCCGGATGTGCTTTAACATAATCAACGATCAAAGGGAGGATTTGATTATGTTTACTCCATTCGGGTTGTAAAAAAAGATGACAGCCGGATTGTGCTTTTTCCGCATTCAATTCTGCCCAGCGAAAATCGCTTTCCTGGCTGATGATCACTTTTATCTCATGTGCCTGATGAAAATATTCCAGTAAAGGTAAAGATCCTTTTTTTGGTGACAGGCAAATCCAGTCCCATGTACCGGTAAGTTTTCTTACCCCGGCAGTTTCCAGGAAAGTTTTAACTTTTCTTTGCTTTAATTCGCTGCAAAGATAGTCCAGGTTATAAAGAACCGGTTCGCCTCCAGTCACTACGACTGCCCTGGCAGGATGCTGTAATACTTTTTGTACGATGTTATCGGTGAGTGTTAAAGGGTGAAGGTTTGCATCCCATGACTCCTTCACATCGCACCACCAGCAGCCCATGTCGCAGCCGCCCAATCGGATAAAATAAGCGGCTTTACCTGTATTGAATCCTTCTCCCTGGATAGTATAAAAATCTTCCATCAGCGGAAGCAGCCTTCCCTGGTCAAAGAGGATTTTTTGTTCTTCAGGCATATATTTCTTTTTTAGCTGCCTTGATGGTATTTAAAAGCAGCGAGACGATTGTCATTACACCCACCCCTCCCGGCACGGGTGTGATCATAGAGGCTTTTTTCGAGACCTCATCAAATTTCACATCGCCAATCAGCCGGTAACCAGATTCTGTGGCATCAGATGGGATCCTGTGGATGCCAACATCAATAACCACTGCACCTTCCTTGACCATATCGGCTGTTACAAAAGCCGGCTGGCCTATGGCAGAAATAAGGATATCGGCTTCAACAGTAATTTTATTCAGGTTTTGTGTCTTGCTATGGCAAATCGTAACTGTTGCATTTCCGGGATAAGATTTTCTTGACATCAGGATGGCTAAGGGGGTGCCTACAATATTACTTCTTCCAAGAATTACGCAATTCTTACCTTCTGTTTGAACCTTATAATATTCGAGGAGTTTCATAATTCCAAAAGGTGTTGCAGGAAGATATGCGGGTAAACCCTGAACCATTCTGCCAATATTGATAGGGTGAAAACCATCGACATCCTTTTCAGGCCAGACCTTTTGAATGATTTTACCGGCGTTGATATGGGAAGGCAAAGGGAGTTGAACGATAAGGCCATGAACTTCCGGGTCATTATTGATGAAATCAATCATTGCCAGGAGCTCTTTTTCACTGATTGAGGCGGATTGCCTGTATATTGAAGAGACAATCCCCACTTCATGGCAGGCTTTTTCTTTATTCCTGACATAAGTCTGACTGGCAGGATCTTCACCCACCAAAATAGCTGCCAGGTGGGGATCTACACCCGATTTGATCAGGCGGGAAGCTTCCTGTTTCAGCTCAAGCTTAATTTTTTCTGCGACCAGTTTTCCATCTATTAATTTCATCAACAATCAATTAACTAATTATCAATCTGAAATTTTCACACATTACCTTTTGGGGGCACCCTTCATATTTTGCATAGCCCTCATCATGTTTTTCCCTTTTTCTCCTGACATCATTTTCATCATTTTGCTGGTTTCGTAGAACTGTTTGATCAGCCTGTTGACTTCCTGAATATCATTACCACTGCCACTTGCGATCCTTTTCCTTCTTGAACCATTTAAAAGTTTGGGATTTTCTCTTTCCCGGGGTGTCATCGACTGGATGATGGCTTCAATACCTTTGAAAGCATTATCATCAATATCAATATTACGAAGGGCCTTGCCCATTCCAGGTATCATGCTCATCAGGTCTTTCACATTACCCATTTTTTTGATCTGCTTGATCTGGGTAATGAAGTCGTTGAAATTAAATTCATCCCGGGCAATTTTTTTCTGCAACTGGCGTGCTTCTTCTTCATTGAATTGCTCCTGGGCCCGCTCAACCAATGATACGATATCGCCCATGCCGAGAATCCTGTCGGCCATACGAGCCGGATAAAAAATATCAATGGCATCAATTTTTTCACCGATACCAACGAACTTGATGGGTTTATTCACAACCGCGCGAATGGTCAATGCAGCACCACCCCGGGTATCGCCATCAAGTTTAGTAAGGATCACACCATCATAATCAAGACGATCATTGAAAGTCTTGGCTGTATTAACTGCGTCCTGGCCGGTCATAGAATCAACCACAAAAAGGGTTTCATGAGGCTGAACCGCATTTTTAATAGCTGAGATCTCACGCATCATATCTTCATCGATCGCCAATCGCCCGGCCGTATCTATGATCAATACATTATAATTCTTATCCTTTGCATATTGCTGTGCCCGCCTGGCAATCTGCACCGGGTCCTTGTTATCGTCTTCCGTGTAAACCTCTACGTCAATCTGGCCACCAAGCACTTTAAGCTGTTCAATAGCAGCAGGACGATAAACGTCGCATGCAACTAATAAGACCTGCCTCCCTTTTTTTGATTTGAGGTAATGAGCCAGTTTTGCTGAAAAAGTGGTTTTCCCGGAACCCTGGAGCCCTGCCATCAGAATTACAGCAGGTTTCCCCTGGATGTTAAGTTCGACCTGGCTGCTGCCCATTAATTCAGCCATCTTATCATGCACGATCTTAACCATTACTTGCCCCGGAGAGACAGAGGTCAGGATTTTCTGGCCTAAAGCTTCTTGTTTGACCTGGTCTGCAAAGTCTTTGGCTATTTTATAGCTGACGTCAGCATCCAAGAGGGCTTTACGAACTTCTTTCAAAGTTTCCGCGACATTAATTTCAGTGATGTGCCCTTGTCCTTTCAGTATCCTGAACGATCGTTCCAGTTTATCAGATAGTCCTTCAAACATAAATTAGTTTTCCTTTTAATATTTACAGGTTTGCAAAAGTACAAAAATAAAAAACCCCACAAGCAGTCTGCCCGTGAGGTTTTATGGGTGCACGAAGGGTCTCGAACCCTCGACCTTCGGAACCACAATCCGACGCTCTAACCAACTGAGCTACGCGCACCGTTTAAAAAGCGGATGCAAAGATATTAAAAAAATAAAAAAGTCAGAAAGACAGTCTTATATTTGTTTCAGCTATCAGCTACATTTATTTGATTAATATCTATTGAGGTATGAATATCTTTCTCCGGAAAAAAAATGAATATACTTCCGGTTCCTTATCCCGGGAAGCCTGGAGAAAATTTCTCAGGAATAAGCTTTCACTGTTTGCCCTGATATATATTATCCTCTCAGCCATTGTTGCCTGCCTGGGCTACCTGATCACTCCTGACAGTACACCAATGGCTAACCGGCAAACCCTTGAACTATCAACAAAAAAACCTGGTTTCAACATCATGATGTTGAAAATATTAAAAGAGGAAGATGTACCTCATAAGGGGATATTCCACCGGATGCTCTTCGGAGAGCGAAGTAAGTTTCAATTTTTGCCTATTCAAAGCTATAATTATAAAAATGGGCTATTAACAATACAAGAGTACTCAGGTGAGGATGGAGTCCCGGGACCTGAACGAACATTCCTGTTAGATCAAAACCAATTGAAGGGCCAATTAATTCTAAAAAGGTTTTTACTGGGAACTGATCAGTTTGGAAGGGATATTCTAAGTCGCCTGATGATTGGATCAAGGGTGAGTCTTGCTGTGGGATTGATATCAGTAGTAATATCTTTACTGATAGGAATTACCGTTGGCTCACTCGGTGGATTCTTCAGAGGATGGATCGACCAATTTGTGGTTTGGCTAATAAATGTTGTCTGGTCAATTCCAACCCTTTTACTGGTGATTGCCATCACCTTTGCTCTTGGAAAAGGATTCTGGCAGGTTTTTATAGCAGTAGGATTTACCATGTGGGTTGAAGTTGCACGGGTGACCCGTGGTCAGATACTTGCCATCAGGGAAAAAGAATTTGTAGAAGCGGCGAAAGCATTGGGGTTTTCAAATTTCCGCATTATTTTCAGGCATATACTTCCCAACATTATGGGGCCGATCATTGTAATTTCCGCTGCAAATTTTGCATCTGCGATACTCATTGAAGCTGGATTGAGCTTCCTTGGCATTGGCGTTCAGCCTCCTATGCCCTCCTGGGGCAGCATGATCCGGGAGAATTATGCTTATCTCATTCTCAATGCTGCCCATCTTGCTATTTTACCAGGTTTGGCCATAATGTTGACGGTACTTTCATTTATGGTGACCGGAAATGGACTGAGAGACGCCCTTGACGTCAAAAAACATGAAACTGTTCAACCTTAAAAGTTTTCCCGGTGTCTCCTTTTAAGCTCCGGCCTCCAATCGTTATAGCAGGCACCTTTTGAAGAGAATGGGTTCTTCCCGTAATTCCTCAGATTTATTTTGTAGGAAACATAAATATCTGAACCTGTAAAGGTACTGATGCTGAAAAAACTTCCTAAATGATCAGTCCCGACAGTTAATCCTTCCAATCTTACTGAAAGTCCTATCCTGGGGTACTTAAAATCGTACAGTACCACAGGTATATTGATTTCCAGGAACCTGCTCTCGAACCTGGGAGTAAAGGTCAATACAAACGGCCTTTCAATCATAGGGGATATATATACGGCTGGAATGATCAATGTGCTGTTTAGAAACCACCTGTCAGTCAAATGATAGTCGATCTGGACGCTGATGGTTGCAGGCAAATATATTCTGAATCGGTTTCCCCGTAAGGATGCACCCGGGTCGCCGTAAAATAGCTCACTGGTAACATCAAGTTCATCCCTGATGTTATCATATTCCAGTTCATTTATCCTTATCAAATTATTATGAACATTTTCATAAACATGTTTTTCGGCATTTTTAGTAAAGTTCACCCACCCTATATCGAGTATTGAAACCCCGATCTTCAATTTATAATCTTCAAACCTTTTTATATATAAATTATCAGGAAACTTTTTCTGATAGGGTATTTCCCTATATTGCCAGGTAATGCCAAGGTCCATTCCCCAGCCGGAACCCCTGATCAGGGGATTAAAAAAATCCACGTCATTATTTTCATAATTCAATGGTAAGGATATGCCTAATTCGCCGTTCAGCAACTCAACGTTTAATATGCTATCATTATAAGCGATATACCTGGTGTCACCTCCTGACAAATATGCACCACTGTGGCCAAATACAGGTCCTATAGAAATTCCTGCAGACCAATGATTGTTGTAGCTGCGATTTAAAATAGTTGCGTAACTGAAGATCACTTCCCACCAGGCCATGGATGCCATATCATAGTTATCCTGGATATAGTACTGGTTTTGCTGTGGTTTGAAATCCATACCGTAGTAAGAAAAATTTGCCATATCACGAGGCACCCGGCGGATAGAAGACATCACCCGGAAGCCCGTCCTGACAGCAAACACATGGTCGTTGTAAGAAAACATGACAGAAGGCCCTATGATCCTGGCATTGACAAAAATGTTCTTTAGTGATTTATCCACGTAATAGGAATATACGTTTCTTTCCCCACGGCCGTAAGGTTTCGGGAAAAAATGAAAATCATAAACCCCATTAAAAAGTTTTATTAAACTCGATTTTTTTGATGGAAAATACAGATAATTGTTCTCGGCAAAAGCGTTAATAGCAAAAAGGTTGATATCCGATTTTAACTTGGTATTGGCCATTGAGGAAGGATTCATGATAGTACCTGTTGAACCGGCATAATTACCATTTACCAGACCCAGAGATAATTGTGAATAAGTTCCCTGGGAGAAGTACACCATCAAACCTATCCAAAAGATTCTCTTCATTCCCTAAAAATGACAAATCAGGATTTAAAATTTCTATTCATCCATGAAGGAAACATTAGTAATATAGTTATGGAACAAAATTAATTGCAGAGATACCAGGAAAACGAAAGAATGATATCAGATATCAACACCTGCATGTTTATCGTCTTTTCCGGATTCCATATTCTTCATTTTCGCAAGGCACACTGCGGCTAAACCTTCCGCAATTACCTTTCCTGAAATTGATTTTTACAGCTACATAAAAATCAAGTCCGGTAAAGTTATTTACACCAAACAATCCAAACAGATCATCGGAGCCAAAAGTCAGAAAATGATACCTGACAGATACACCAACTCTGAAATGATGATAATCGTAAAGCGATAAGGGTAAAGAAAATTCAAGGTGAGGGGTTTCATAACGTGGAATGAGAGCGACCTGGGCCGGGCGACGTATAAATGATTTGCCTAATCTGATCGGATAAATGAAGACTGCTCCGGCATACCAGTTTCGGTATACCTTGTAATCTCCCTGAATACTGAAGGCTGCTGGTAAATAGACCCGGATTTTGCTATCTACGAGTGATGAATCTGGATCTCCGTAAAAAACCTGACTCAATGTCCTTGACAATTCGTTAAAGTTATAGTAATTCAGTGTGTCTATATTGATCCAATACTTGCTGACATTCTCAAAAGACTGGAGCTGGGCGTTTTTCTTGAAGTTAACATATCCGAAATCAAGAAGAGATACACCGATTTTATAGGAATAGTCGATATACCTTTGTGTGCAAAGCTTGCTTATCCTTTTATTCTGATAGCTCAAAATCTTATGCTGGTAAGTAATACCAAGGTCTACGCCAAATCCCCCACCTTTGATCAATGGCCCATTATTGGGGAAATCATTATTATCATAGTCTAATGGAATGGAATAACCCACTTCAGCATTCAGATTTTTAATGTTTATTGTCGTGTCATTGAGCACCATATAATCCAGATCATTTGCCCGCAAATACCCTCCGGCAATAGCAAAAAGCCGCTTCACCGTAATTCCGGCCGACCAGTCATCCAGGCTGAGCTTCCGGAATGCATAAGCATATGACAGGCCGATTTCTCCCATGACAAGGGCCGTGGATCCAAAGTTGCTGCTGGTAAAGTTTTTATTATGCTGAGGTGTATAATCAAGACCATAATATCCAAAATTAGCAATATCGTAAGGGATCCCGTATGCCGAACCCAGCGCTCTTGCCCCGGTATGCAGAGCAAATGCATGACGTCCCATGGCAATCATAAAGGAAGGTCCCTTGATCTGTTCGCTGGAATAAATAAACTTATTATTTTTTCCCGTGTAACGGTCAAATGGCATTTCGTCGGGCCCATATTTTGGAAATTTGGGCTCACTGCTGATGATGCTAAAAAGAGCATAATCCTTTTGATGGATATAGGCATAATTATTTTCAAGGAAAACACCTGCTGTTGCAACATTAATATCCATATAAAGTTTGGAAGTAATAATGGAACTAGGATTGAGGAGTACTCCCGTTGAACCGGCGTAGTTACTCGCAGTGATACCCCACATCTCCTGAGATTGAATGAGAATAGCCAGAGAAAAGAAAATAGCAAATAAAGTGCTTCGCAGTATTATCCACCTGGAATGTTGCATCTTATAGTTAATCCTGATAATACTAGTTATCCCAGAAATTTTAAAATGACAAAAATATGCTTTTCAATCTACAGTCCTTCTTAATTTTCTAAAAACGCAGAATATATATTCTATAGTATGGAATACCAATAATTTACAAAGCAGCATAAATTTAATTTAAATGTATTATAAATAATTTGAATGATTTGAAACTCAGAACTCAGAACTCAGAACTTCGTATATTTGCACCCCGGCAGTAATTGTTAACACGCGGATGTGGCGTAATTGGTAGCCGCGCCAGACTTAGGATCTGGTGCCGAAAGGCGTGGGGGTTCGAGTCCCTTCATCCGCACAGCTTTGTATACTGAAACATAACCCATTTATCAAAACCAAGCATGCAAATTACAAAGGAAGAAACCGGATCGTTGACTGCTTCAGTCAAGTTGCTGATCAGGAAAGAGGATTATGAGGATAAAGTCATTAAGACGTTGAAGGATTATCAGCGTAAAACCAATATGCCTGGCTTCCGACCCGGAAAAGTGCCATTTGGCTTAGTTTCTAAAATGTACCGGAAAGGCGTTTTGCTGGATGAAATAAACCATCTGTTGGCAGAGAACTTACAGAATTATGTTGAGAAAAATAAACTGAAACTCATCGGGAATCCATTACCAAATAAGGAAAAAGCAGCCTCACTTGACCTGGATAACCAATCTGAATTCGAATTTTATTTTGATATTGGCCTGGCCCCGGAATTTAACCTGTATCTGTCTGAAGACATTTCAGTTGACTATTTAAAGATTACTGCCACTGAACAAATGATCGATGAGCATGTAAATGATTTGCGGCATCGCTCTAAAAACCATGTACATACTGAAGAACAGCCAGCTGAAGAACATCAACACGAAGAACTTCCTGAACTGGATGAATCTTTTTTCAAACACGTTTTTCCCGGAGAAGAAATAAAAGACGAAAGTGCTTTCAGGGCAAAGATCAGGGAAGCAATCGAACGTTCCTTAATAAAAGAAAGTGAGCGATACTTCCTCAATACGGTTATAGAAAAACTGGTGAAAGAAACCGGGATTGAGTTACCTGATGATTTTATCATGAAAATGATCAGGGAAAATGAAGAGCAAAAGCTCAGCGATGAAGAAATTAAAAATCAATATGATAATTTTGCCAGATCGATCAGGTGGCAACTTATCGAATCGCGAATCATCCAGGATTACAACCTCAGGGTTGAAGAACATGAAATGAGAAACGTGGTGAAAAGTTACTTCACCGGCCATTTAGCAACTGCAAAAGAAAATCCTGAACAAGACGAGAGATTGAACAAGATTGTCGATTCCGTGTTAAGCAATAAAGAAGAATCTAACCGTCTGCATGACCAGCTATTCGATCAGAAGTTGCTCGACTTTTTTAAAAGCAGGCTAAAGTTGAAAAATAAAGAAGTGGATTATGACGAATTTGTAAAAATGGTTACCCAAAAGAAAGTTTAATATGAAAGAAAACGAATTTCGCAAATATGCGGTCAAGCACCGCGGATTAAATGGGCTTACCGTCGACCAGTACAGTTCAATGGTTGGAAACTATATTTCCCCTACCATCATTGAGGAAAGGCAGCTAAACATTGTTACCATGGATGTTTTTTCCAGACTGATGATGGACCGGATAATTTTCCTTGGCGTTCATATCGATGATTATGTTGCAAACATCATACAGGCTCAGCTCTTATTCCTCGAGTCTGTTGATTCATCAAAGGATATTCAGATTTATCTGAACACCCCGGGAGGCATGGTTTATGCCGGTTTAGGCATCTATGACACCATGCAGTATATCGCACCTGACATTGCAACCATCTGCACAGGGATGGCCGCTTCCATGGGTGCTGTAATCCTTTGTTCCGGTGCAAAAGGAAAAAGGACCGCACTTAAACATTCCCGTATCCTGATCCACCAGCCCATGGGCGGAGCATCAGGGCAAGCTTCAGATATTGAGATCACAGCCAAGGAAATGCAGAAGATCAAAAAAGAATTATATGAGATCATATCCATTCACACCGGCAAGGAGTATAAAAAAATCTGGAAAGATGCTGACCGTGATTACTGGATGAATGCAGAAGAGGCACGTGAATATGGTATGATTGATGAAGTTCTGGAGAAAACAAAGCAAAAATCAAAATAAAATGCCAAGGGTTTCACAAAAATGTTCTTTCTGCGGACGCGACAGATCCGAAGTGAATATGCTTATTGCAGGCATTGACGCCCATATTTGCGATGCCTGCATTACACAGGCCCAGACTATCCTCAGTGAGGAATTTGTCCATCTTAAAAATGGCAAAGTCCCTGAAATTGAGCTTAAAACCCCTGCCGAAATTAAAAAATACCTCGACCAGTACGTGATCGGTCAGGAAGATGCAAAGCGCGTCCTTTCTGTCGCTGTTTACAACCATTATAAACGGATCATGCAATCCAAAGACGATGATGAGGTAGAGATTGAAAAGTCGAATATCATGATCGCAGGGGAAACAGGTACGGGTAAGACCTTACTGGCAAGAACCATCTCCAGGATGCTGAAAGTACCTTTTGCCATTGCCGATGCAACTGTTTTGACAGAAGCTGGTTATGTCGGCGAAGATGTGGAAAGCATTCTTACCCGTTTGCTGCAGACTGCCGATTATGATGTGGCTGCTGCAGAGCGCGGTATTGTATTCATTGATGAGATTGATAAAATTGCCCGAAAGGGTGATAATCCCTCGATAACCCGTGATGTATCAGGCGAAGGTG
This region includes:
- the clpP gene encoding ATP-dependent Clp endopeptidase proteolytic subunit ClpP, yielding MKENEFRKYAVKHRGLNGLTVDQYSSMVGNYISPTIIEERQLNIVTMDVFSRLMMDRIIFLGVHIDDYVANIIQAQLLFLESVDSSKDIQIYLNTPGGMVYAGLGIYDTMQYIAPDIATICTGMAASMGAVILCSGAKGKRTALKHSRILIHQPMGGASGQASDIEITAKEMQKIKKELYEIISIHTGKEYKKIWKDADRDYWMNAEEAREYGMIDEVLEKTKQKSK
- a CDS encoding DUF5723 family protein, giving the protein MWGITASNYAGSTGVLLNPSSIITSKLYMDINVATAGVFLENNYAYIHQKDYALFSIISSEPKFPKYGPDEMPFDRYTGKNNKFIYSSEQIKGPSFMIAMGRHAFALHTGARALGSAYGIPYDIANFGYYGLDYTPQHNKNFTSSNFGSTALVMGEIGLSYAYAFRKLSLDDWSAGITVKRLFAIAGGYLRANDLDYMVLNDTTINIKNLNAEVGYSIPLDYDNNDFPNNGPLIKGGGFGVDLGITYQHKILSYQNKRISKLCTQRYIDYSYKIGVSLLDFGYVNFKKNAQLQSFENVSKYWINIDTLNYYNFNELSRTLSQVFYGDPDSSLVDSKIRVYLPAAFSIQGDYKVYRNWYAGAVFIYPIRLGKSFIRRPAQVALIPRYETPHLEFSLPLSLYDYHHFRVGVSVRYHFLTFGSDDLFGLFGVNNFTGLDFYVAVKINFRKGNCGRFSRSVPCENEEYGIRKRR